In Rhododendron vialii isolate Sample 1 chromosome 9a, ASM3025357v1, the following are encoded in one genomic region:
- the LOC131300135 gene encoding probable LRR receptor-like serine/threonine-protein kinase At3g47570: MKDLWRLNLVENNLGSGDASDLRFIDSLTNCSKLEILGFNENGFGGVLPTSIANLSSHLNTLAAGENQLVGPIPVGISNLVNLNTLGLEGNFFSGVLPFEIGKLRNLERVSFGINKLSGPIPESIGNLTQIFEIYLYQNNLNGTIPSSIENIRGLQTLDLSHNFLTGPIPKTVGLFSTLTFMYLAHNAFIGVLPLEIGKLNNLQELDVSENKLSGHIPSTLGNCLKLEGLFLEGNMFQGSIPPSFSSLKGIESLDLSRNNLFGQIPENLAALRFLKNLNLSFNNLAGEVPLQGVFGNLSTISLVGNRGLCGGIAEMRLPACPMSIKKENRLGFNIIVPIACIIPCLLVVLFLVVYLRKRKQKTKSLAQQVIGDNFLRVSYDQLVNATGGFSSSNFIGAGSFGTVYKGILHENEKAIAVKVLNLEQRGASKSFVAECEALRKTRHKNLLKIITVCSSVNHAGEDFKALVFEYMPNGSLEKWLHPGEDTPQQEWNMSLSQRLNIAIDVACALEYLHRRCETPIVHCDLKPSNVLLDEDMIAHVGDFGLAKFLTINNSNSDGGQTNSLAIKGSIGYVAPEYGTGGRTSTEGDVYSYGILLLEMLTGKRPTNGMFTIRQSLHEFCKVALPERVMEIVDPRMLLEEANEVEKDTQNERIRQAKIRECLVSLMRIGIACSEESPGKRMNVKDVIIGLMTIKEVFLGVGIHGKRQMRMRLTGEGTSLE, translated from the exons ATGAAGGATCTGTGGAGGCTTAATCTAGTCGAAAATAATTTAGGGTCAGGGGATGCTAGCGACTTGAGGTTCATTGATTCATTAACTAACTGCAGCAAGCTAGAAATATTGGGTTTCAATGAAAATGGTTTTGGGGGTGTTTTACCCACTTCCATAGCAAATCTCTCCAGTCACCTCAATACTTTAGCAGCAGGAGAGAACCAGCTGGTTGGACCCATCCCCGTGGGAATTTCAAACTTGGTCAACTTAAATACGTTGGGTTTGGAAGGAAACTTTTTTTCAGGGGTCCTTCCCTTTGAAATAGGGAAGCTTAGAAACCTCGAACGGGTATCTTTTGGTATAAACAAATTGTCCGGTCCCATACCAGAAAGCATTGGAAATCTCACTCAAATATTTGAGATATACCTATATCAGAACAACTTGAACGGAACCATTCCTTCAAGTATTGAAAACATCCGAGGCTTGCAAACCTTGGATCTCTCACATAATTTCTTAACTGGCCCCATACCCAAAACAGTAGGCCTTTTCTCCACTTTAACCTTCATGTACTTGGCTCATAACGCATTTATCGGTGTCCTACCACTCGAAATCGGGAAATTGAACAATCTCCAGGAACTAGATGTTTCAGAGAACAAGTTGTCTGGACATATTCCAAGTACTCTAGGAAATTGCTTGAAATTAGAAGGGCTTTTTCTAGAGGGTAACATGTTTCAGGGTAGTATTCCTCCCTCTTTTAGCTCCTTGAAAGGAATTGAAAGTCTAGATCTTTCACGCAATAACTTGTTCGGCCAAATTCCAGAAAATCTAGCAGCCCTCAGGTTTTTGAAGAATCTGAACTTGTCATTTAACAACTTGGCTGGTGAGGTGCCTTTGCAAGGTGTCTTCGGAAACTTGAGTACGATTTCACTTGTTGGGAACAGAGGGCTTTGTGGAGGCATTGCAGAAATGCGGTTACCTGCTTGCCCAATGTCCATAAAGAAGGAGAATCGCCTTGGGTTCAATATTATTGTTCCAATTGCTTGCATAATCCCATGTCTTTTAGTGGTGCTATTTTTGGTTGTTTAtcttaggaaaagaaaacaaaaaaccaaatctCTCGCCCAACAAGTCATTGGAGATAATTTCTTGAGGGTTTCATATGACCAGCTCGTTAACGCCACTGGTGGATTCTCTTCATCAAACTTTATTGGAGCTGGAAGTTTTGGCACCGTGTACAAAGGAATTCTCCATGAAAACGAAAAAGCAATTGCAGTCAAGGTGCTCAATCTTGAACAAAGAGGAGCATCTAAGAGCTTCGTGGCTGAATGTGAAGCTTTGAGGAAAACAAGGCACAAAAATCTTCTTAAGATTATAACAGTGTGTTCAAGTGTAAACCATGCAGGTGAAGATTTTAAAGCACTAGTTTTTGAGTACATGCCCAATGGAAGTTTGGAGAAGTGGTTGCATCCAGGAGAAGATACACCACAACAAGAATGGAACATGAGCCTTTCCCAAAGGCTAAATATAGCGATCGACGTTGCATGTGCCTTAGAATACCTTCATCGCCGTTGTGAAACTCCAATTGTTCACTGTGATCTAAAGCCAAGCAATGTTCTCCTCGATGAAGACATGATTGCCCATGTGGGAGATTTTGGGCTGGCCAAGTTCCTCACCATAAATAACAGTAACAGTGATGGCGGGCAAACAAATTCACTTGCAATCAAAGGTTCTATAGGATATGTTGCACCAG AATATGGAACTGGAGGAAGGACATCTACAGAAGGAGATGTTTACAGCTATGGGATTTTGTTATTGGAAATGCTGACAGGAAAAAGACCGACAAATGGAATGTTTACAATCAGACAAAGCCTTCATGAATTTTGCAAGGTGGCATTGCCAGAGAGAGTGATGGAGATTGTTGATCCGCGCATGCTATTAGAAGAAGCTAATGAAGTTGAAAAAGATACTCAGAATGAAAGAATTAGACAAGCCAAAATAAGAGAATGCTTAGTTTCCCTTATGAGGATTGGAATTGCATGTTCTGAGGAATCACCTGGCAAAAGGATGAACGTCAAGGACGTGATCATAGGATTAATGACAATAAAGGAAGTCTTTCTTGGAGTAGGTATCCATGGCAAGAGACAAATGAGGATGCGACTCACCGGTGAAGGAACGTCTCTAGAATAG